The Syntrophorhabdus sp. DNA segment ACGCCGTCGTGGGCACCGACATGCTGGAAAAAGAGGTTCTGGCGGACGGATTCAACGAGAAGGGCCTGGCCCTTGCCCTCCTGTATCACCCGGGTTATGCGGAATACGCACGATACGCGCCCGACAGGGCCGGCGAGACCATGGGACCGACCGACGTCGCCCAGTATCTTCTAACCACCTGCGCAACCGTCGAGGATGTGCGGGCGGCGATGAAGAAGGTCCGTGTCGTGCCGGTGGTGGAAGAGGCCCTGGGGTTCCCGCCGCCCGTTCATTTCATAATCGCCGAGCCATCAGGGAAGAGAGTGGTTATCGAGTTCAAACAGGGGGAGACGAAGATATTCGACGCCCCGCTTGGCGTCATGACGAACGCCCCCGCCTACGACTGGCACATCACGAACCTCAGGAACTACGTGAATCTTTCTCAGGTGGCCCTGCCGGACAAGAGGATCGAGGATATGGAGTTTGCACCCCTTGGTGCCGGCAGCGGGATGATCGGCCTGCCGGGGGACTTTACACCTCCCTCGCGCTTCATCCGGGCCGTAGCCTTCACGGCAAGCGCGCGCAGGACGGCGGACGGGCCCGAGACCGTGTACGAGATGTTCCGGATCCTCGACAACTTCAACCTCCCCCTTGGCGGAGCCGAAGGCTCGGACCACGGAAAAACAGCGTCAGCCATGCGCAGTTCCACCATCTGGACGGTGGTCTACGACACGAAGAACATGGTGATGTATTACCACACGCAGCATAACCGGCGCGTCCGGCGGGTGAACGCAGGGGCCATCGATCTCGATGGCCTGAAGGGCGTGATCAGAACGACGCCCCTCGACTTGAGGAAACAGCAGGACTTCGAGGACGTGACGGTTTCGAGGGTTCGGTAACGGGTGGCCTCCAGGGAGGTGTCGAGTGGAGGAGGCCGGACCATGTCACGATCCTTCTGCCAGCTCAAAACAGATTTCCCGTCATAAATGTGGCAAAACTTGCAGGGCGTGCTACAATTGACGTATAGCGTGAGAACAAATGGAGAGACTGAAGGGCTAAACCAAATACTAAGGAGGTCGATCATGACAAAGAGGTATGTGTTGTTGGTGATGGCTGTGTTCCTGGCAGTGTCCCTGAGCGGCTGTGGTTGTTTCTACCAGCAGATGAAGGGTGAAACTCCTCCGCCAGCTGCTCCGCCGGCGGTCGTGACACCGCCTGAGGCGAAGACACCGGTGCCTGTGGCGCCGGCCGCTGTGGCCCTCAGAGACATCCATTTCGATTTTGACCGGTACAACATCCGCGAGGGCGACGCGGCTATCCTCAGGGAGAACATGAACTGGTTCCGCGATACGGCGAACAGGGGCAAGAAAGTGCGGATCGAGGGCCACTGCGACGAGCGCGGTACCGTGGAGTACAACCTCGTCCTGGGACAGAAGAGAGCCGACTCGACCAGGAACTTTCTTGTCGGTCTCGGCGCGGATGGCAGGCTTCTCGAAACGATAAGCTACGGGAAGGAAAAGCCTGTCGATCCGGGACACAATGAAGAGGCATGGGCGAAGAATCGTCGGGCTCACTTCCAGATGATGCAGTAGGTTGAGCAGGGAAGACAGGCAGGGAGGGGTTTCGGCCTCT contains these protein-coding regions:
- a CDS encoding choloylglycine hydrolase family protein translates to MSTRPFRRQLSAWLVVLAAMSFLIAGAPPVTHACTAITLKAGDGAVLLGRTMEWGSFDLNGRIIIIPRDHVFKGRTPDGRGGYRWKGKYAVVGTDMLEKEVLADGFNEKGLALALLYHPGYAEYARYAPDRAGETMGPTDVAQYLLTTCATVEDVRAAMKKVRVVPVVEEALGFPPPVHFIIAEPSGKRVVIEFKQGETKIFDAPLGVMTNAPAYDWHITNLRNYVNLSQVALPDKRIEDMEFAPLGAGSGMIGLPGDFTPPSRFIRAVAFTASARRTADGPETVYEMFRILDNFNLPLGGAEGSDHGKTASAMRSSTIWTVVYDTKNMVMYYHTQHNRRVRRVNAGAIDLDGLKGVIRTTPLDLRKQQDFEDVTVSRVR
- a CDS encoding OmpA family protein — encoded protein: MTKRYVLLVMAVFLAVSLSGCGCFYQQMKGETPPPAAPPAVVTPPEAKTPVPVAPAAVALRDIHFDFDRYNIREGDAAILRENMNWFRDTANRGKKVRIEGHCDERGTVEYNLVLGQKRADSTRNFLVGLGADGRLLETISYGKEKPVDPGHNEEAWAKNRRAHFQMMQ